In one Nicotiana tomentosiformis chromosome 6, ASM39032v3, whole genome shotgun sequence genomic region, the following are encoded:
- the LOC104095082 gene encoding beta-galactosidase-like, translating into MLRTNVLLLLFLVLCSLVFSSVKATVSYDDRAILINGKRKILISGSIHYPRSTPEMWPDLIQKAKDGGLDVIETYVFWNGHEPSPGKYNFEGRYDLIKFVKLVQKAGLYVNLRIGPYVCAEWNFGGFPVWLKYVPGMEFRTDNQPFKVAMQGFVQRIVNMMKSEKLFEPQGGPIIIAQIENEYGPVEWEIGAPGKAYTKWTAQMAVSLKTGVPWIMCKQEDAPDPVIDTCNGFYCEGFRPNKPYKPKMWTEVWTGWYTKFGGPVPQRPAEDIAFSVARFVQNNGSFFNYYMYHGGTNFGRTSSGLFIATSYDYDAPLDEYGLLNEPKYGHLRDLHKAIKLCEPALVSSYPTVTKIGSNQEAHVFRSKSGNCAAFLSNYDSKYAVKVTFQNKPYDLPPWSISILPDCKTAVYNTAKVSSRSSSIKMTSTGGGLSWQSYNEETPTADDSDTLSANGLWEQKNVTRDSSDYLWYMTDVNIASDEGFLKNGKDPYLTVMSAGHVLHVFINGKLSGTVYGTLDSPKLTYSGNVKLRAGINKISLLSVSVGLPNVGVHFDTWNAGVLGPVTLSGLNEGKRDLAKQRWSYKVGLKGESLSLHTLSGSSSVEWIKGSLVAQKQPLTWYKATFNAPGGSDPLALDMASMGKGEIWINGEGVGRHWPGYIAQGECGKCNYAGTFNEKKCQTNCGQPSQRWYHVPRSWLKPSGNLLVVFEEWGGDPTGISLVIRSR; encoded by the exons ATGCTAAGAACAAATGTGTTGCTGCTGCTGTTCTTAGTATTATGTTCATTGGTTTTTTCTTCAGTGAAAGCCACTGTTTCTTACGATGACAGAGCTATACTCATAAATGGgaaaagaaaaattcttatttCTGGTTCTATTCATTACCCAAGAAGCACTCCTGAG ATGTGGCCTGATCTTATACAAAAGGCAAAAGATGGAGGTTTAGATGTTATAGAGACTTATGTTTTTTGGAATGGGCATGAACCTTCACCTGGAAAA TATAATTTTGAAGGGAGATATGATCTTATTAAGTTCGTCAAGTTGGTACAAAAAGCAGGACTTTATGTCAATCTACGTATTGGCCCTTACGTTTGTGCAGAATGGAACTTTGG GGGATTCCCTGTTTGGCTAAAGTATGTTCCTGGTATGGAATTTAGAACAGACAATCAGCCTTTCAAG GTGGCTATGCAAGGATTTGTACAGAGAATAGTCAACATGATGAAGTCAGAAAAATTATTTGAACCTCAAGGAGGACCAATAATAATTGCCCAG ATAGAAAATGAGTATGGACCAGTAGAATGGGAAATTGGTGCTCCTGGTAAAGCTTATACAAAATGGACTGCTCAAATGGCTGTGAGTCTTAAAACTGGAGTCCCTTGGATTATGTGTAAACAAGAGGATGCCCCTGATCCTGTG ATTGATACCTGCAATGGCTTTTACTGCGAAGGATTCCGTCCCAATAAGCCTTACAAACCAAAAATGTGGACAGAAGTCTGGACTGGCTG GTATACAAAATTTGGTGGTCCAGTTCCTCAAAGGCCAGCTGAAGACATTGCATTTTCAGTTGCAAGGTTTGTTCAGAACAATGGTTCATTCTTCAATTACTACATG TATCATGGAGGAACGAATTTTGGCCGAACATCTTCAGGGCTTTTCATTGCAACTAGCTATGATTATGATGCTCCTCTAGATGAGTATG GGCTGCTGAATGAACCAAAATATGGGCATTTGAGAGACTTGCATAAAGCAATTAAGCTATGTGAACCAGCTTTAGTTTCATCATATCCCACAGTGACTAAGATTGGCAGTAATCAAGAG GCTCATGTCTTTAGATCAAAATCTGGAAATTGTGCTGCATTTCTATCAAACTATGACTCGAAATATGCAGTTAAAGTCACATTTCAGAATAAGCCATATGATCTGCCTCCTTGGTCCATCAGTATTCTTCCTGACTGCAAAACTGCTGTTTATAACACAGCAAAG GTTAGCTCCCGAAGCTCGAGCATAAAGATGACATCGACAGGTGGTGGACTTTCTTGGCAGTCATATAATGAAGAAACTCCGACTGCTGATGACAGCGATACACTTTCAGCAAATGGACTATGGGAACAGAAAAATGTCACCAGAGATTCCTCAGACTATCTTTGGTACATGACAGA TGTAAATATAGCATCTGATGAAGGATTTTTAAAGAATGGAAAGGACCCTTATCTCACTGTTATGTCGGCGGGTCATGTCTTGCATGTCTTCATCAATGGCAAACTATCAG GAACTGTTTATGGGACATTGGATAGTCCAAAACTTACATATAGTGGCAATGTGAAATTAAGAGCTGGTATTAACAAGATTTCTCTGCTCAGTGTTTCTGTTGGTCTCCCG AACGTTGGCGTGCATTTTGATACGTGGAATGCAGGAGTTCTAGGTCCAGTCACATTGAGTGGTCTCAATGAGGGGAAAAGAGACTTAGCAAAACAGAGATGGTCTTACAAG GTTGGTCTAAAAGGTGAATCATTAAGTCTTCATACATTAAGTGGGAGTTCTTCTGTTGAATGGATTAAAGGTTCACTAGTGGCTCAAAAACAGCCCCTGACTTGGTACAAG GCTACATTTAACGCGCCCGGAGGAAGTGACCCTTTAGCTTTAGACATGGCAAGTATGGGGAAAGGTGAGATATGGATAAATGGCGAAGGCGTAGGTCGCCACTGGCCTGGATATATAGCACAAGGTGAATGTGGAAAATGCAATTATGCTGGAACATTCAATGAGAAGAAATGTCAAACTAATTGCGGACAACCTTCTCAAAgatg GTACCATGTTCCAAGATCATGGCTAAAACCAAGTGGAAACCTATTGGTAGTATTTGAAGAATGGGGTGGTGATCCAACAGGAATTTCTTTGGTCATAAGATCAAGATAA